The following DNA comes from Alphaproteobacteria bacterium.
GCGAAGTTGATTTAAGCACAATTTTAGAAGAGAACAAATCAATCAACAAGCTGGTTGTTGGCTGTGGGAAAAAGCCTTTTAATTGGAAAGAGGATGATAAAACTACGCCTAAAGGGTCTTTTGGAACCAGAAGCAGCAGGAACGAGATGTCAGAAAGAGAAGTTGTCCTAGACACAGAAACAACAGGTCTAGAGCCCCGGGCGGGACACCGCTTGGTGGAAATTGGGTGTATAGAGCTCGTTGATCGTGTCCCCACAGGTCGCCAGTTTCATAAGTATTTGAACCCCGAAAGACCCGTTCCAAGAGAGGCGTCACAGATCCACGGGCTAACGGACGAATTTCTACAAGACAAGCCTCTGTTTAAAGACGTGGCAGGAGAGTTTCTAGATTTTGTCAGGGATGCAACACTTGTTATTCACAACGCCCCCTTTGATATGAAGTTTCTAAATGCAGAGCTGACGATCCTAGAGGCGCCTCTCTTGGAAATGAAAAATGTTGTGGATACGCTCCAAATTGCCCGTAAAAAATTCCCAGGCGCTCCTGCTAATTTGGATGCTTTGTGCCGGCGATTTAAAATAGACAACTCTCACCGGACAAATCACGGAGCTCTTTTGGACTCGGAGCTGTTGATAGAGGTGTATCTAGAGCTGACGGGCGGGCGCCAACTAAGCTTTCAATGGGATGGGCAGGGTAAAAGCGCTCCTACAGGCCAGGACGCAAAGGAAAAAATCCACCGAGAGGCACGGCCACATGAGGCATCTGCGCCAGAAAGAGACGCTCACGACGCCTTCATGAAAGGGATTAAAAAGCCTCTTTGGGAAGCTAGTTAATCTGGTTGTGGTAGAGAATTTCGAAATCAAAGGGGGCGAGCACTGTTGGTGCCATGCCGCTTTCTTTGGTGATATCTGAAATAATGCTGCGTGCAAAAGGAAACAGATGTCTCGGGCATTCGACCAGAAGAAGCCTCTTAAGCTGCTCGTCGTGTCCTTTTCCTTCCTTAATCGAGGGCAATGTGAAGATCCCTGCATAAGAAACTTCTATGATGGAAAGCACACTCTTTTCGTCGTCAGCCTTTGACTCCACCTTAATATTGAGCACGACTTCAAACATGTTTTCGCCAATTGGCGTGGCGTGCACTTCAACGTTTACATTAATCTGTGGCCCCTTCTTCGGGGGTGTCGAAAGAGTTTCCAACATTTTGGGGTTTTCAAAAGAAAGATCCTTAATGTATTGGGTGTTAATGGTCAGCTGGGTAAGCGATTCCGCTTTTCCATCTTTTTTTGTTGCTTTTTTCTTTTGGGGCGCTGCCTTTTTAGCCATAAAGGATCCTTTCCGACGTTTGATCAAAAAACATTTAAATACCTTATCCCTCTTAACCTTCCTGGCTCCTTCGTGTAAAGTAAAAAAAGATACTCCTATGAACAAAGGGAAAATATGAACGTGGGATTTGCTTTTTTCGACATCATTTTGTTGGCCCTAATCGCTGTTTTTCTCATTTTGAGGCTTCGAAGCGTCTTAGGTCAAAAACGAGAAGATGAAGAAAAAGGGACCAAGGAAAAGGACTTTCTTCGAGACGTAAGCCAGAAAAGAGCTGAATCAAATGTTGTCAGCTTGAGACCCAATAAGCAGTCTCAGGCAGTAGAGGCCGAGTTTCAGGAAGAGGACATTATGGAGATTGTCCCAAAGGAGGCAAGAGAGCCTCTCACGAAGCTTCGAGCCATAGAGCCAAGCTTTTATCCAGAAAAGTTTCTTGAGGGAGCAAAGGGGGCCTTCTCTGTGATTTTGGAGGCCTTTGCCGCCGGCGATAAAAAAACGCTGAATAATCTTCTCGCAAAATCTGTCTATACTTCGTTCGCAAGCGCCATAAACGAGCGTGAGAAAGCAGGGGAACACCTGGAGAGTATCTTGCTAAATTTAAAGGCTGACATCCAGGGTGCGTCCATCAAAGGAAAAGTTATCAATATTTCAATAAAATTCACGTCCCTTCAAACGAATGTTTTGAAGGGCAAGAAAGGAAAGATTCTTGAAGGGGATCCTGACCAAAGTGAAGAGCTTGTTGATAGCTGGAATTTTCGGCGGACCATCGGCTCCAAGAATCCAAACTGGATCTTATCAGAGATAACAAACCAGGCCGAAGGGTGAGTCCATCTGCTGATGGTACTCAACTCGTATATGAATCAAAAGAAACCCACTCAATACAAAACTTTTGTATTGAGTTTATGCTATCCTTTGATGCGAAATCTGTTGAAAATGCTTCTTTTTTTTTATATTAGAAAAATAATATTATTTGAGTGTATAAAACTGTGATAAAATCTCAAGAAAAAAGAAGTTGGGGAACACGCAAATGTGTAGATGTATTTCATTTAAGAGTTTTGTTGTCTTTATATTTAGCCTTACGGTTATGGCGGCACTTCTAATTTCCGAAAGTTTCGCAGGTCCTGGAGGTCCAACCTTTTCGGCTGTAGTTACGGGGGAAGACTTGGAGATGCAATTCAGGAAAACACGAATTACTGAGCTTGGGGAAGGCATTCAAACAGCGCAGCGCAAGTATCGAAGAACAGTTACATACTATGATTCTAGGCTATACGGAGATGATGTGGACCAGAATTATGATAAGACGGGGCATGATGCAATTGAGGCCTTAAGAGCGGAGGTAAAAGGCCACTTGGCTTCAGTGGATCAGATGGGAGCCACGAGACTCGCTGAAATTTTTGGTTGGCGATGGGATTCTAGTGAGAATAAATATTATTGTGATCGTTGGTTGATACGGAGTTTTGAAGAAATCGGAATAAGTTACGGTCAGAAAAGAAGGGCTGGACTGACAAAATGGCAGTCATTTAGAACCAAACATAAGGGCTCAGGAAAGAGCCAGCAAACAACAAGATCTGCTGTACGTGGGTTAAAAGCAAATACTGATGGGCTTAATACTTTAATGACGGAAGAGATGTCCCAAGCAGTACTATCCGCAGAGCACATGGTGAAAGCCAGAAAAGACTTTGAGGATTGGGAGCGCAGAATGAAGAAACACAGAAAAAAAATGAAAAAGCACGATAAGAAAGTTGCACAAGGCAAGACAGGCGGTTGCTTGTGTATTCGTAGAAAATTAAGGGAGCCTGAGGCTCCAGAGAAAAGCGAAACCCTTCAGATTTTAAGCACAATGTACCTTTACAACCCTGACGAGAAGGATAAAACGCGAAGACTTACCGTGAATCCCATGCTTGTTTCATGGATGCTGAAAGGGGTCTGTTCAGCAGAGAAAGCTAATATTAATGGAATTAAAAGCTTTTTGACGCAACCAAGGCTCGAAATTGGGCGTGTGTTCAGATCAAAAGGTGGGCAGGAGGCCTGTTTATCTTCTATTGAAATGGATGAATTTGCTATTTCTTACGACTGGGAGCTAGGGGGGGAAGTTGATGACCTGCAAGAAGAGGAGGAGTTGGATTCTGATGAGGAGCAGAGGAAACGTGAGGAATACCAAAACTCTCGTGTCCGCCGTAGGTCGGTGTCAAATGTGGCGCGTAGTTCTTCGGTCGTTTATAAATCCGCTAATAAAAGCCGACTTCAGCGCTCCAAATCGTTTAGTGAACGCAGACCATCAGTCACATTTACCATGACAGACGCGGATAGACGAAAATTGCAAGAGGCTCGGCTGGAAAGAGAAAAAAAGAAACTTGAGGGTCAGGATCTATC
Coding sequences within:
- the dnaQ gene encoding DNA polymerase III subunit epsilon, producing the protein MSEREVVLDTETTGLEPRAGHRLVEIGCIELVDRVPTGRQFHKYLNPERPVPREASQIHGLTDEFLQDKPLFKDVAGEFLDFVRDATLVIHNAPFDMKFLNAELTILEAPLLEMKNVVDTLQIARKKFPGAPANLDALCRRFKIDNSHRTNHGALLDSELLIEVYLELTGGRQLSFQWDGQGKSAPTGQDAKEKIHREARPHEASAPERDAHDAFMKGIKKPLWEAS
- the secB gene encoding protein-export chaperone SecB, coding for MAKKAAPQKKKATKKDGKAESLTQLTINTQYIKDLSFENPKMLETLSTPPKKGPQINVNVEVHATPIGENMFEVVLNIKVESKADDEKSVLSIIEVSYAGIFTLPSIKEGKGHDEQLKRLLLVECPRHLFPFARSIISDITKESGMAPTVLAPFDFEILYHNQIN
- a CDS encoding Tim44 domain-containing protein, whose translation is MNVGFAFFDIILLALIAVFLILRLRSVLGQKREDEEKGTKEKDFLRDVSQKRAESNVVSLRPNKQSQAVEAEFQEEDIMEIVPKEAREPLTKLRAIEPSFYPEKFLEGAKGAFSVILEAFAAGDKKTLNNLLAKSVYTSFASAINEREKAGEHLESILLNLKADIQGASIKGKVINISIKFTSLQTNVLKGKKGKILEGDPDQSEELVDSWNFRRTIGSKNPNWILSEITNQAEG